In the Colletotrichum lupini chromosome 4, complete sequence genome, TGTGTGCCATTATGATCGCCTTTCCACCCTCTTCATGTTTTGGTGGAATCATACCCAGAAGAAGCCTTCCAACTGCTTACTTTCATGGTCTTTGGCTCTAGTGGGGAGTCTTTAGACAGCGTCTACCGCCCTAGGCAAAATCAACTCTTCGGGAAGTGAGCAGGTAGGGTGGCAGTGTTTTGTCATCCAGAGAGCATCCTTTCCATGATAGAAAACCCTGCGAGAAATGGGGTTTTGGGTATCTAATCTGACTGATGACTTTCCATGGTAGCCATGTGCTCCTAGGCGGTCGGATTACATGCAGTGATGACCCGAAGATTCAAGAGACTTTGTGTTCCCCGGTACACCGAGCCGACCCCACTCGGCGGTCCGGCCTTCCTGATCAGGACGCCGTAACCTTCCAGGTTCCCACCTCAAAACTCCCTCAGAACTACCTATGGCTCACCATCTGTGAGCTTACTTTACTCACCTTTGTCACGTCTCACTCCATTGTCTCTCATCAATTGATTGTCGCAGGCTTTCATCGATTGAGCGTGTCCTAGCTCACAAGCAAGCCAAGATGGTCCGGGTTACTTCTTTAGCAGTGTCCGGACTCACGCTCCTCACTCGTTTCGCCTCCGCGGTCGCGACGCAGGCAGACATCGAGTCGCCCGATTTCACCACCCTCTCGGTGCCGGAGCACCCGCACCACGCTATCCGCATTAAGGAGCAGAGCGATGAGATATGCAACGCGGGCTCGAGGCAGTGGACCGGATGGCTAGACACTGGTGGCAAACACCTCTTCTTTTGTGAGTGAAATGTGCCCAATAGATTGGAAGTGAACGCGCGACTAAAGCGATAATGATAGGGTATTTCGAGAGTCTAAACGATCCCGAGAATGACCCCCTCAGCCTCTGGATGACAGGCGGACCAGGCGGAAGCGGTCTCGTGGGCCTCATGCTAGAACTCGGACCTTGCCTCATCAACGACAACGGCACAGGCACAGTACACAACCCCTACGCCTGGAACGCAAACACCTCCATGATCTTCGTCGACCAGCCCGCCGGTACGGGGCTCTCCTACTTCGACGAGGACGTCACCCCGCCCGCGACGTCCTACACCGCCGCCGAGGACATGAACATCTTCCTCCGCATCTTCTACCAGGCCTTCCCCGGCCTCGCCACCGCGCCCTTCCACATCGTAGGCGAGAGCTACGGCGGGCACTACATCCCCGCCCTCGCGGCCGAGATCGTCTCCTACAACACCGGCTCCCCGCCTCCGGACTTCAAAGTCCCGCTGGCGTCGGTGCTCATCGGGAACGGCTACGTCTCGCCTGCCGACACGACGTGGGGCTTCTACGATACCCTCTGCACCACCAAGCCCGGCGTTCCGGAGCCCGTGTTTAACGAGAGCATGTGTGGGTTGATTGCCGATGCGCTGCCGCGGTGCATGTACCTCCAGCAGGCATGCTACGCCTTCCCGGACCCCATCGTCTGCGGCGCCGCGACGGACTTCTGCTTCGGGCACGTGGATCTGCTGTATTACCAGGACGTCAAGGCCGGCGGACGGAACCCGTTTGATATCACGCGGCCGTGCGAGACGGAGAATATCTGCTACGGTGCCGGGGATGGGATTGAGAAGTATATCAAGACGGAGCGGGTGCTGGCCGCGCTCGAGGTGCCCGAGGCGGTAGGCAAGAACTTTAGTCTCATTTCCATGGACGTCAACGAGCGGTTCGAGCTTGCGGGCGATGTGTTCTTGAGCACCGAGAAGGATGTCAAGTATATCCTCGAGAACGGGGTCGATGTGCTCGTGTATAACGGCGACTTGGACCTCGCGTGCAACACGGCTGGTAACGTGCGGTGGACGAATAAGTTGTCGTGGGCTGGGCAGGTTGAGTTTGTTGCTAAGGAGCTCGAGCCGTGGTTCGCTGTCAAGAAGGGAGGGGAGACGGTTAAGGCGGGCATGTGGAAGCAGGTTTCTAAGAAAATGAAGGGGAGTAAGGAGACGAGGCTTGCGTTTGTGACTGTTGCGGGGTCGGGGCATATGGTGCCGTTGGACCAGCCTGAAGTTGGGTTGCAGATGGTGAGGAATTGGTTGTCTGGGGATTTTGGCAAGGCTGTGAAGGGTGGTCCGGAGATGGTGGTCCAGGGCCAGAAGGAATTCGTGTCTTTGGAGTTGTAGTCTGACACGTTTGATGACAGAAGTTGGACACTTTGATTCGTTTGTTTTGGTAGCTGCTGCTGGATGTGTGATTCCGTGAACGTTGATGGATACTATTCCTACGAAATCGCCAAGAGAAAGACACGAGTGTAGCTATTTGAAAGACAGCGAAGACTTCAAGAGCACGACTATGTGAGGAAAGCCGAAATTGATATGAGTTCGTCCTCACGGTGTAAGTAGCCCACAGACCACCAAGCTGAAGACATTCTGCGAGAAGCTCGGTGTGCGCATCATCGACTACACTCAGGGCGACTTGATCGATCCCCTTCAGCAAGATGGTGCCATCTTCGATCTTTTTGTTGATAATGTCAGCAACGACCATAGGCTGTTCGAATCTGCCCATCTATATACCTTTATAGAGACCAAGTCCATCCAAGTTGGGGGCGAGTTCAGTACCTTCTCCATTGTCAAACCTGCACAGAGAGCGTCACTTCCTGGTTCCATGAGCGGAAGCAAGTGCGGAAGGAAAATCAACCGAAGAAACGAACGCAGAACGCAAGGAAGATGTTACGGATAAAGGACCGCGGCGAAGGTTTTGCGGCTTGAAATTATACAGGAAGGAAAAGGACGATGCTTTGGCAAAACACAGAGAAGGGCACGTGGAAGAAGGGAGGGGGGGACTCAGCTTCCCCAGGGTGGACGAGACGGCAACCTCAGGGAGCGCGTAAAGCTTCAAGGGTTGAGGGCCAATTCAGGTTTCGAGGTCATGAGGCAACATGACGGAGAGTTCAGAATAGTTTGCAACTACAGGATCACTTTCAATACGCGCGGCTTGATGTTCTACAATTGTTGAATCGCAGCCCTTGCCATTTGTTGGAGTCAAACTATGGTTCTAATAAGGCTCACGATGCGGAGTAGGGCTCCAAGATTTAGAACGTTGCGGCCCGGGGCGCCGTCGTGGGGGTTTGGAACAAGTACCTGCCATTTCCAACGGCACCATCCTGTCGGGTTTATTCACCAAAATCTACAATGCACAGATACATCGGGAAGAACACATGGGGAAGGCATCCAATTATCCGCGCGGCATCACCATAGGTATTCGAAGGATGATTGAGGACAAGGTAAGGAGAAGCCGGGGCGCGTCTCGTTTGTTCGATATTCTGCCACGGAAACCGGATGACTGGGAAAGAAACCACTGGATCCCTTCCAAGGTTCATTTCATTTTCCGTGCTCACGCACTAGAGCTAATGAGCCAAAATCTGACGGATGAGCTAACAGCTGCAATTTCTGTGGGTATTTACAAGGGGACGGGAAGCAGTTGCCAACTTGCCATCTCATCTTTCTGTCCCCCTACAAACAAATCTGCTTCACCTTCTCCTCTACAAGACACCACCGAAGCATCTTATCAGCCTCAGCACATCTATCAGAACGTTTGTCATCGACAACAGCAGCTCTAGATCAAGAGATTCGAGACACGGAACATGGGACAGATCACGGATGCAGATACGCCCGCTGGCTCAGCCCCCGGCCATCAGATCCCTGCCGAAGGATTCGCGAAGGCACCTCACAGACTCCTCCCAGCGCCTGCCTGCGCGACGATGGAGATTTCGCTTGGCTCCAGTTCAGCGCCATTTTAACCTATTCCCCCTTCTTCCTAGCGTCACATCCAAATTTatgaacttttttttttcttaccTCCCAAGCGGTGGTGTGCTAGACTGCTGGTACCTGTTATTTGGCTGCCTGCAGTACCTGAGATGCTTGGCCCCTCTCCCCCCCTGCTTGTACCGCCCCAGCCCGTCTGAATCCTTACGGATGCTGCCCTTCTCTTTCCACCCACCACCGTCTCGTGCGATGGGACTTCAGGGACTCCAAGGTTCCAGACATGGGGTTCATCGGTTGCGGTGTCGGATTGGCGCCGTCTGACTGGTTGACGCGGACTGGACGGGATGACCCAGAAGGGGGCGTGTGAGTGCGAGAGTGTGAGCTGAGAAATGGATGAGCACGAAGGATTCTGTGAAAAGCGAGTGCTTCCCTGGCTCCCTGCTGATCGTGTCCCATTTTCCCTCTGTTCTGTCTTTTTGCCTGCCATTCACTGCAATTACTTACCAATTGCGACCCCTTCCGTCGTTTGCGAATCGCTTCATCTCAGGTTCCTCGATCTCGCAGTGTAGTAGTACCCACACGCGGTCATCCTTGTCTTGTCTTACACGAGTAGGCAAAGACAGGCTCGAAGTCGAAGTCGAACTCGACCTCTCAGAGCTCATTCATCCGTCGACAGAGAGCATCTAGACACCAGTTCTCACGACCGTTCACCACATATACTCATTTCGAAATGGCGCTCTCAACAAAAACGACGTTCATCGCGTCAACCTTTCCCGAAAACCCGCTCAAAACGGCCGACTTCTCACCACCAGCGTCCTCCTGCTCGGGCATCTACCTCACCAACAACGTCTACGCCATCGACAATGACTCGAAATGCCTACCCAATAAGTTCAACGGCGCCAGCACGGCATTCTACTCCCCCGGAACCGTCTGCCCGACGGGCTACACCGCGCAACCTCAGTGCTCGCGCAACGGCGGTGTGCGCTCTATCACGACCGTTACATGCTGTCCATACCGTGGAGACATGACGCTATCCTGTGTCGAGGACGACATGACGCTCGCCAACGTGTGGGAGACACAATTCTGCACGTGGATGGCGGGCCCCGCGACGGTCGTTGATATTACACGGACGG is a window encoding:
- a CDS encoding serine carboxypeptidase, coding for MVRVTSLAVSGLTLLTRFASAVATQADIESPDFTTLSVPEHPHHAIRIKEQSDEICNAGSRQWTGWLDTGGKHLFFWYFESLNDPENDPLSLWMTGGPGGSGLVGLMLELGPCLINDNGTGTVHNPYAWNANTSMIFVDQPAGTGLSYFDEDVTPPATSYTAAEDMNIFLRIFYQAFPGLATAPFHIVGESYGGHYIPALAAEIVSYNTGSPPPDFKVPLASVLIGNGYVSPADTTWGFYDTLCTTKPGVPEPVFNESMCGLIADALPRCMYLQQACYAFPDPIVCGAATDFCFGHVDLLYYQDVKAGGRNPFDITRPCETENICYGAGDGIEKYIKTERVLAALEVPEAVGKNFSLISMDVNERFELAGDVFLSTEKDVKYILENGVDVLVYNGDLDLACNTAGNVRWTNKLSWAGQVEFVAKELEPWFAVKKGGETVKAGMWKQVSKKMKGSKETRLAFVTVAGSGHMVPLDQPEVGLQMVRNWLSGDFGKAVKGGPEMVVQGQKEFVSLEL